A region of the Zymomonas mobilis subsp. mobilis ATCC 10988 genome:
ACCGCGTTCGAAATCAATGGTGATGATTTCCGGCGTATTTGGAGCCTCTTCGGGGTTAACCGTGCGGGAATAGACATAATCCGGCACTTCCTGCCACGGATCTTCGAGAATTTTACCTTCTGAAGAGGTGTGGAGCAAATTGGAATCGACCGAGAAAGGCGATTCGCCGCGTTTATCTTTCGGAACCGCGATCTGACGGGATTCAGCATAAGCAATCAATTTGCTACGGCTATTCAGATCCCATTCGCGCCAAGGAGCGATAACCTTAATATCCGGTGCCAAGGCATAATAACCGAGTTCAAAACGAATCTGGTCATTTCCTTTTCCGGTTGCACCATGCGCCACGGCATCGGCACCGACCTGACGCGCGATTTCAATCTGGCGTTTGGCGATTAACGGTCTCGCGATCGAGGTGCCGAGCAAATACTGACCTTCATAAAGGGCATTGGCACGCATCATTGGGAAAACAAAATCGCGAACAAATTCTTCGCGGAGATCGTCCATAAAAATATGTTCAGGCTTAATGCCCATCATTTCGGCTTTTTTACGGGCGGGTTCAAGCTCTTCGCCTTGACCGAGGTCAGCCGTAAAAGTGACGACTTCACAGCCATAATGTTCTTGTAACCATTTTAAAATAACGCTGGTATCAAGTCCACCTGAATAGGCGAGCACGACGCGTTTTACTTTTTCGGTCATGAAACTCTCCGGAATAGAATTATCAATGCGGCAATATTTTTACCGTATAGCCGCCGCTTGCCATGCTTATCATGGCGTTTCAAGCGCCATCCTGCTTAAAAATTTTGTGACCCGTCTTATAAAAAAGACAAGGCGTCTTATTATAGGATAATCAGACAATATTCATAAACTGCCTGATACCCATCATCTTAGAGAAAATATTGGGATCATATCACTGTAAAACAGTTTTCCACTTCTCTCTTGGAGTAAGGTCAAAATAATGAAAAAGAAAAATTTTCTTTTGCGTAGTCTGTCCTTGGCGTCAGGTCTGTTTTTAGCGGCAACCCCCCTCATGCAGGCTTCCGCCCAACAGGCCGCTGAACAGGTTCCGCCCTATATCCTGCCGATCACTCGCGCAGAAACGCAGGCGCAGGTAAAACAAAATTTCGATAAATTTGATCTTGACCATAATGGCGTGGTGACGAAATCGGAATTTCAGACGGCCTTGGCTAATGAAAAAAACCAATGTCAGGCTATGATGGCCAAATTCAAGGATGCGAAGAACAGCGGTAAGACCAAAACCCCGCCGCCGCCCCCGCCGACTGGTGATGGTAATACGCCGCCACCTCCTCCTCCAGAAGACGGTAAAGGTGGTCATCATCACGGCCATCATGGTATGTGCGATCATATGGACAGAGGGCCCATCTCTCACTGGTTCGAACGCGCTGACACCAATCATGATGGT
Encoded here:
- a CDS encoding argininosuccinate synthase; this encodes MTEKVKRVVLAYSGGLDTSVILKWLQEHYGCEVVTFTADLGQGEELEPARKKAEMMGIKPEHIFMDDLREEFVRDFVFPMMRANALYEGQYLLGTSIARPLIAKRQIEIARQVGADAVAHGATGKGNDQIRFELGYYALAPDIKVIAPWREWDLNSRSKLIAYAESRQIAVPKDKRGESPFSVDSNLLHTSSEGKILEDPWQEVPDYVYSRTVNPEEAPNTPEIITIDFERGDAIAINGEALSPAELLTKLNELGRKHGIGRLDLVENRYIGMKSRGMYETPGGTILIQAHRGIEQLTLDGGAMHLKDELMPRYAELIYNGFWYSPEREMLQAAIDHSQARVSGTVRLKLYKGSVNVIGRKSPNSLYSEKVVTFEDDAGAYNQQDAAGFIKLNALRLRLLGERNAKGL
- a CDS encoding EF-hand domain-containing protein; amino-acid sequence: MKKKNFLLRSLSLASGLFLAATPLMQASAQQAAEQVPPYILPITRAETQAQVKQNFDKFDLDHNGVVTKSEFQTALANEKNQCQAMMAKFKDAKNSGKTKTPPPPPPTGDGNTPPPPPPEDGKGGHHHGHHGMCDHMDRGPISHWFERADTNHDGQVTYDEASSQILAAYDAVDTNHDGIITPEERKAAFEKWKQTHPFPKPSSK